A single Hippocampus zosterae strain Florida chromosome 1, ASM2543408v3, whole genome shotgun sequence DNA region contains:
- the LOC127609900 gene encoding N-acyl-aromatic-L-amino acid amidohydrolase (carboxylate-forming) B-like produces the protein MRYNQMEVRLPSLSRVAVCGGTHGNELSGVYLVRELMRTATGAEAGGDVSVRAVLANPRATQLGRRYLDTDLNRCFTHAALNGPLSDAPPYEMTRARELDSPLGPKGSPRAVDLVCDLHNSTSNMGLCVIAFSDCDWICLHAFRYLQRQMPDIPVRYIHLDVKESFSLDSVGKHGFALEIGPQPHGVVRFDIYTAMKDGLQHTLDWVRLFNSGAVFEGGPVDLFTAVGHVDYPREADTQNIMAAIHPKLQDQDFCLLHPEEPMFQTFSGQTLRYNGSEPLYPFFINECAYYEKGVALYLARKRSVTLPTLRVHKKGHPANFVSVQEEEEEEE, from the exons ATGCGGTACAATCAGATGGAGGTCCGTTTACCGAGCTTGTCTCGGGTCGCTGTCTGCGGCGGTACCCATGGCAACGAGCTCTCCGGGGTCTATTTGGTCAGGGAGCTGATGAGAACAGCGACGGGCGCCGAGGCGGGAGGGGACGTGTCCGTGCGGGCGGTGCTGGCAAACCCACGTGCCACCCAGCTGGGCCGACGATACCTCGACACCGACCTGAACCGATGCTTCACCCACGCCGCCCTCAA CGGGCCCTTGTCCGATGCGCCCCCCTACGAGATGACCCGAGCCCGGGAACTGGACTCCCCGCTGGGGCCCAAAGGGAGCCCGCGAGCTGTGGATCTCGTCTGCGACCTCCACAACAGCACGTCCAACATGGGCCTGTGTGTCATCGCTTTCTCCGACTGTGACTGGATCTGCTTGCATGCGTTCCGATACCTGCAG CGGCAGATGCCAGACATACCAGTGAGGTACATTCATTTGGACGTCAAGGAGTCATTTTCTCTTGATTCAGTGGGAAAACATGGTTTCG CTTTAGAGATCGGTCCTCAGCCTCACGGCGTGGTGAGGTTCGACATCTACACGGCCATGAAAGACGGCCTGCAGCACACGCTCGATTGGGTGCGGCTCTTCAACTCGG GCGCCGTTTTTGAGGGCGGGCCAGTAGACCTATTCACCGCGGTTGGACACGTTGACTATCCAAGAGAAGCCGACACTCAAAACATCATGGCGGCGATTCATCCGAAACTTCAG GACCAAGACTTCTGCCTGCTGCACCCCGAGGAGCCCATGTTCCAGACGTTTTCGGGCCAAACGCTGCGCTACAATGGCAGCGAACCTCTTTATCCCTTCTTCATCAACGAGTGTGCCTATTATGAGAAGGGTGTGGCGCTCTATCTCGCCAGGAAGAGGAGTGTCACCCTTCCTACGCTGCGGGTGCACAAAAAGGGCCATCCGGCTAACTTTGTGTCAgtacaggaggaggaggaggaggaggaatga
- the LOC127609912 gene encoding claudin domain-containing protein 1-like, with product MVDNRYATALVIACVLSLMATVYLCVGMGTQHWYQYSSPPVRGEANVSELRGLYDEFMDGEFDEKTDSDTLFRLNGSVGLWWRCVLVPAAAHWYKEPGAKMVLRCRSFTVQQQLMPKYKEPGNHNSGEDMLRTYLWRFQFLLPLISLGLEVLAGLIGFCACLCRSLTPTLAIGVLHLLTGLCSLATVCCYLAGTDLLHRVSVLPDKVDASLGWSLYLALMSSPLHMMAAALLVWAARSHGRNYYRMAAYRVA from the exons ATGGTGGACAACCGCTACGCCACGGCGTTGGTGATCGCCTGCGTACTCAGCCTCATGGCCACCGTGTATCTGTGCGTGGGCATGGGCACGCAGCACTGGTACCAGTACAGCAGCCCGCCAGTTCGCGGCGAGGCCAACGTGTCCGAGCTGCGCGGCCTCTACGACGAGTTCATGGACGGAGAATTTGATGAGAAGACCGACAGCGACACTTTGTTCCGACTCAACGGCAGCGTGGGCCTGTGGTGGCGCTGCGTGCTCGTGCCCGCCGCCGCGCACTGGTACAAGGAACCGG GCGCCAAGATGGTGTTGCGGTGCCGAAGCTTCACCGTGCAGCAGCAGCTCATGCCCAAATACAAGGAACCCGGAAACCACAACAGTGGAGAGGACATGCTGCGCACAT ACTTGTGGCGATTCCAGTTCCTCCTGCCACTCATTTCTCTGGGCCTGGAGGTCTTGGCGGGTCTGATCGGTTTCTGCGCCTGCCTCTGCCGAAGCCTTACACCCACGCTTGCCATTGGTGTACTTCACCTGTTAACAG GTCTGTGCTCACTGGCCACGGTGTGTTGCTACCTCGCGGGGACTGACCtgctccacagggtgtccgtgCTTCCTGACAAGGTGGACGCCTCCCTGGGCTGGTCGCTCTACTTGGCGCTCATGTCCTCGCCCCTCCACATGATGGCGGCCGCCCTGCTCGTGTGGGCCGCGCGCAGTCACGGCCGCAACTACTACCGCATGGCCGCCTACCGCGTGGCCTAA
- the LOC127609842 gene encoding mucin-22-like translates to MLIRRMMATCLILTGLRTTTAWEPTSSTTATPDPPTTQGIMTTPTEQTTAVINTESPTTVTTPAESTTVAITTDPTTTTITTPAETTAAATITTETATVATTAAVTIPAETTVATIIDFTTTADTTLADTTTAATTIDSTTMASTTLAETTTVETTAAETTTDFTTMASTTPAETTTAAATTTTETTVATNGAEMTPAVTTVATTTVTTAETSPAETTTAAATIAAETTIDSTTMASTTIAETTTVETTAAETTTIGTTAAATTPAEMTTAAATTTAETTTAETTTAETTTDFTTMASTTPAETTTAATTTAETTTAETTAVETTTAETTVTTTTDFTTRADMTPAETTAATTTVTTPDETTTVATNAAETTPADTTSAATPSETTTAETTGATIDYTTTVDMTLAETTTAPATTTAETTTVAKTDRITPEDTTPAETTTASATTAAETTIAETTTVSTIPAETTATATTADITTAETTTAETTVATNAADTTTTETTSAETTVATTTDFTTMADTTTAETTTSETTTEGTTTETKTTELTSAETTTADTTTDIATTADTTTAETTTADTTAVETTTAETTVATTDYTITVDTTLAETTIAAATTTAETTIAETTTVETTTAETTVATTDYTITVDTTLAETTIAAATTTAETKITETTAAETTVATTTDFTTTVDMTLAETTTAAVTTTTETTTAETTAAETTTVAKTDRTTLEDTTPAETTTASATTAAETTIAETTTVSTIPAETTATATTAEITTAETTTAETTVATNAADTTTAETTTTETTSAETTVATTTDFTTMADTTTAETTTAETTTEGTTTETKTTEITSAETTTADTTTDITTTADTTTAETTAEETTTAETTTVAATTDFTTTADITAAETTAVETTAAETTTVATAAAVTTPVETTAATTIDSTTMASMTLAETTTVETTAAETTTVATTTDFTTMAVTTLAEITTAATTIDSTTMVSTTPAETTTAAVTTTPTTVATNAAETTLQKQQPLTQQLEKQHQLPQQQ, encoded by the exons ATGCTCATTCGACGGATGATGGCAACGTGCCTGATTCTAACAG gttTGAGGACAACCACAGCATGGGAACCAACATCGAGCACAACGGCAACACCTGATCCGCCAACAACTCAGGGGATAATGACAACACCGACAGAACAAACGACTGCTGTCATAAACACAGAATCTCCAACAACAGTGACGACACCTGCAGAATCAACTACAGTTGCCATAACAACAGATCCTACCACAACAACAATCACGACACCTGCAGAAACAACTGCTGCTGCAACAATAACGACAGAAACAgcaacagttgccacaacagcagcagtgacGATACCTGCCGAAACAACAGTTGCCACAATAATAGACTTTACGACAACGGCAGACACAACACTTGCAGatacaacaacagcagccacaACAATAGATTCTACCACAATGGCATCCACCACACTTGCGGAAACAACAACAGTtgaaacaacagcagcagaaacaacaacagaCTTTACCACAATGGCCTCCACGACacctgcagaaacaacaactgCTGCTGCAACAACAACTACAGAAACCACAGTTGCcacaaatggagcagagatgacaCCTGCTGTaacaacagttgccacaacaacagTCACAACAGCAGAGACGTCacctgcagaaacaacaactgCTGCTGCAACAATAGCAGCAGAAACAACAATAGATTCTACCACAATGGCATCCACCACAATAGCGGAAACAACAACTGTtgaaacaacagcagcagaaacaacaacaataggaacaacagcagcagcaacgacACCTGCCGAAATGACAACAGCTGCTGCAACCAcaactgcagaaacaacaaccgctgaaacaacaacagcagaaacaacaacagaCTTCACCACAATGGCCTCCACGACacctgcagaaacaacaaccgCTGCTACAACAACTGcggaaacaacaacagcagaaaCAACAGCTGTAGAAACAACGACAGCAGAAACAACAGTTACCACAACAACAGACTTTACCACAAGGGCAGACATGACACCTGCAGAAACAACAGCTGCCACAACAACAGTGACGACACCTGATGAAACAACAACAGTTGCCACAAACGCAGCAGAGACAACACCTGCAGACACAACATCTGCTGCAACACCCtctgaaacaacaacagcagaaaCAACAGGTGCCACAATAGACTATACCACAACGGTAGACATGACACttgcagaaacaacaacagctCCTGCAACAAcaactgcagaaacaacaacagttgCCAAAACAGACCGTATCACACCAGAAGACACAACacctgcagaaacaacaactgcttctgcaacaacagcagcagaaacAACAATAGCTGAAACAACAACAGTTTCCACGATACCTGCAGAAACAACAGCTACTGCAACAACTGCAGACATAACAACTgctgaaacaacaacagcagaaaCAACAGTTGCCACAAATGCAGCAGACACAACAACCACTGAAACAACATCTGCTGAaacaacagttgccacaacaacagACTTTACCACAATGGCAGACACAACgactgcagaaacaacaacttcagaaacaacaacagaagGAACAACTACTGAAACAAAAACCACTGAATTAACATCTGCTGAAACAACAACAGCTGACACAACGACAGACATTGCCACAACGGCAGACACAACAACTGcggaaacaacaacagcagataCAACAGCTGTAGAAACAACGACAGCAGAaacaacagttgccacaacagaCTATACCATAACAGTAGACACAACACTTGCAGAAACAACTATAGCTGCTGCAACAAcaactgcagaaacaacaaTCGCTGAAACAACAACTGTAGAAACAACGACAGCAGAaacaacagttgccacaacagaCTATACCATAACGGTAGACACAACACTTGCAGAAACAACAATAGCTGCTGCAACAACAACTGCAGAAACAAAAATCActgaaacaacagcagcagaaacaacagttgccacaacaacagACTTTACCACAACGGTAGACATGACACttgcagaaacaacaacagctgCTGTAACAACAACTACAGAAACAACAACCGctgaaacaacagcagcagaaacaacaacagttgCCAAAACAGACCGTACCACACTAGAAGACACAACacctgcagaaacaacaactgcttctgcaacaacagcagcagaaacAACAATAGCTGAAACAACAACAGTTTCCACGATACCTGCAGAAACAACAGCTACTGCAACAACTGCAGAAATAACAACTgctgaaacaacaacagcagaaaCAACAGTTGCCACAAATGCCGCAGACACAAcaactgcagaaacaacaaccactgaaacaacatctgctgaaacaacagttgccacaacaacagACTTTACCACAATGGCAGACACAACgactgcagaaacaacaaccgCAGAAACGACAACAGAAGGAACAACTACTGAAACAAAAACCACTGAAATAACATCTGCTGAAACAACAACAGCTGACACAACGACAGACATTACCACAACGGCAGACACAACAACTGCGGAAACAACAGCAGAAGAAACAACAACCGCTGAAACAACAACAGTTGCCGCAACAACAGATTTTACCACCACAGCAGACATTACAGCTGCAGAAACAACAGCAGTagaaacaacagcagcagaaacaacaacagttgCTACAGCAGCAGCAGTGACGACGCCTGTTGAAACAACAGCTGCCACAACGATAGATTCTACCACAATGGCATCCATGACACTTGCGGAAACAACAACCGTtgaaacaacagcagcagaaacaacaacagttgccacaacaacagACTTCACCACAATGGCAGTCACGACACTTGCAGAAATAACAACCGCTGCCACAACAATAGATTCCACCACAATGGTATCTACGACacctgcagaaacaacaactgCCGCTGTAACAACTACACCAACAACAGTTGCCACAAATGCAGCAGAGACAACcctgcagaaacaacaaccaCTGACACAACAACTGGAGAAACAACACCAGCTGCCACAACAACAGTGA